The following are encoded in a window of Sinomonas cyclohexanicum genomic DNA:
- a CDS encoding alpha/beta hydrolase, which translates to MALAWEPDFLGRGVESATLGRGRHGALGTLIRYNPHADTAHDAGLAAGGAQPTGALLYVHGWSDYFFNLELGHFAAARGYRFYALDLPEHGRSMASGEMPGFVGSAEHYLESVGAAVAAVREESGAVPVLMGHSTGGLTAALYAQRAPTELTAVVLSSPWLVAHGGAVAGRVLEAALRPASARWPRQRLPLPSRGYFWRAVAKEAGGEWVLREDLRPRNAFPVRVGWLHGVLEGQRMLRAGPRLKLPVLLMASTTSDIGPVWRESMRESDAVLSIAPMRRAAAEICEHLDEVLVEGGLHDVLLSPAAVRNEAYGRLGRWLDAL; encoded by the coding sequence GTGGCGCTGGCATGGGAACCGGACTTCTTGGGCCGGGGCGTCGAGTCCGCGACGCTCGGGCGGGGACGGCACGGCGCGCTCGGCACGCTGATCCGGTACAACCCCCATGCGGACACCGCGCACGACGCCGGCCTCGCCGCCGGCGGCGCGCAGCCCACCGGCGCGCTGCTGTACGTCCACGGATGGAGCGACTACTTCTTCAACCTCGAGCTGGGGCACTTCGCCGCCGCGCGGGGGTACCGCTTCTACGCGCTCGACCTTCCGGAGCACGGCCGCAGCATGGCCTCCGGGGAGATGCCCGGGTTCGTCGGCTCCGCAGAGCACTACTTGGAGAGCGTCGGCGCGGCGGTCGCGGCCGTGCGCGAGGAGTCCGGGGCAGTGCCCGTCCTCATGGGCCACTCGACTGGCGGCCTGACGGCGGCGCTGTACGCCCAGCGCGCCCCGACGGAGCTCACCGCGGTGGTGCTCAGCAGCCCGTGGCTCGTGGCGCATGGCGGCGCGGTGGCGGGCCGTGTGCTCGAGGCCGCGCTCCGGCCGGCCTCGGCTCGATGGCCCAGGCAGAGGCTCCCGCTGCCGTCGCGGGGCTACTTCTGGAGGGCCGTCGCCAAGGAAGCGGGCGGCGAGTGGGTGCTGCGCGAGGACCTGCGCCCGCGCAACGCGTTCCCCGTCCGGGTCGGCTGGCTCCACGGGGTCCTCGAAGGGCAGCGGATGCTGCGGGCCGGGCCCCGGCTCAAGCTGCCGGTGCTGCTCATGGCGTCGACGACCTCGGACATCGGGCCTGTTTGGCGCGAGAGCATGCGCGAGAGCGACGCCGTCCTGTCCATCGCCCCGATGCGGCGTGCCGCGGCGGAGATCTGCGAGCACCTCGACGAGGTGCTCGTGGAGGGAGGGCTGCACGATGTGCTGCTCTCGCCCGCAGCCGTCCGGAATGAGGCCTACGGCAGGCTGGGTCGCTGGCTCGATGCGCTCTGA
- a CDS encoding isoprenyl transferase: protein MRADGRARSGRPAPIAPFPHPSGATAPSIPREFVPRHVAIVMDGNGRWANQRGLPRIEGHKAGEPALLDVMAGAIELGIEYVSVYAFSTENWKRSPEEIRFLMGFNKDVLRRQRNTLDSWGVRIRWAGRRPKLWTSVIKELEEAEEYTRDNTVCHLTMCVNYGGRAEIADAVAAIARDVEAGRLSARSVGEKTVQQYLDEPDLPDVDLFLRSSGEQRLSNFLLWQSAYAEMVFLDTLWPDVDRRTLWEAVEIYARRDRRYGGAVDQSASSQRPSLP from the coding sequence CTGCGGGCCGACGGCCGCGCCCGATCCGGCCGCCCAGCCCCGATCGCCCCCTTCCCGCACCCGTCGGGTGCCACCGCGCCGAGCATCCCGCGCGAGTTCGTGCCCCGGCACGTGGCGATCGTCATGGACGGCAATGGCCGGTGGGCCAACCAGCGTGGGCTCCCGCGGATCGAGGGCCACAAGGCCGGGGAGCCCGCGCTCCTGGACGTCATGGCGGGCGCGATCGAGCTCGGCATCGAGTATGTCTCGGTGTACGCATTCTCCACGGAGAACTGGAAGCGCTCGCCCGAGGAGATCCGGTTCCTCATGGGCTTCAACAAGGACGTGCTCCGACGCCAGCGGAACACCCTCGACTCGTGGGGCGTGCGTATCCGGTGGGCCGGGCGGCGTCCCAAGCTGTGGACCTCGGTGATCAAGGAGCTCGAGGAGGCGGAGGAGTACACGCGCGACAACACCGTCTGCCACCTGACCATGTGCGTCAACTACGGCGGCCGCGCGGAGATCGCCGACGCCGTCGCCGCCATCGCGCGGGACGTCGAGGCGGGACGCCTCAGCGCCCGCAGCGTGGGCGAGAAGACGGTCCAGCAGTACCTCGACGAGCCCGACCTGCCGGACGTGGACCTGTTCCTCCGCAGCTCCGGCGAGCAGCGGCTGAGCAACTTCCTCCTCTGGCAGTCCGCGTACGCCGAGATGGTGTTCCTCGACACCCTGTGGCCGGACGTGGACCGGCGCACGCTGTGGGAGGCGGTGGAGATCTACGCCAGACGGGACCGCAGGTACGGAGGTGCGGTGGATCAGAGCGCATCGAGCCAGCGACCCAGCCTGCCGTAG
- the recO gene encoding DNA repair protein RecO has translation MPESTFASRSYRDDGVVLRTHKLGEADRIVVLLTRSHGQVRAVARGVRRTRSRFGASLEPFMVADLQLVHGRSLDIVSQAAARASYGAAIAGDYPRYTVAAAMAETAERLTASEADAAAAQYALLVGALAALSRGAHPSGIILDSYLLRALATAGWAPSFTDCARCGEPGPHTAFNAALGGIVCGGCRPPGSPAPAPETVRLLAALLSGDWTTADASDAVHRREAAGLVAAYAQWHLERAVGSLKLVEREPAGP, from the coding sequence ATGCCTGAGTCGACGTTCGCCTCCCGGAGCTACCGGGACGATGGCGTCGTCCTGCGCACCCACAAGCTTGGCGAGGCCGACCGCATCGTGGTGCTCCTGACCCGCTCGCACGGGCAGGTCCGTGCGGTGGCCCGAGGCGTGCGGCGCACGCGGAGCCGGTTCGGCGCGAGCCTCGAACCGTTCATGGTCGCGGACCTCCAACTCGTCCACGGCCGGTCCCTGGACATCGTCAGCCAGGCGGCCGCCCGTGCCAGCTACGGGGCGGCCATCGCGGGCGACTATCCGCGGTACACGGTCGCCGCCGCGATGGCGGAGACGGCGGAGCGGCTCACGGCCTCCGAGGCCGACGCGGCCGCCGCCCAGTACGCGCTGCTCGTGGGCGCCCTCGCGGCGCTGAGCCGCGGTGCCCACCCCTCGGGGATCATCCTCGACTCCTACCTCCTGCGGGCCCTCGCCACAGCGGGCTGGGCACCGAGCTTCACGGACTGCGCCCGCTGCGGTGAGCCGGGCCCGCACACGGCCTTCAACGCCGCGCTCGGCGGGATCGTGTGCGGTGGGTGCCGGCCGCCCGGATCGCCCGCACCGGCCCCGGAGACTGTGCGCCTGCTCGCGGCGCTCCTGTCCGGGGACTGGACGACGGCAGATGCCTCGGACGCCGTCCACCGCCGGGAGGCGGCCGGGCTCGTCGCAGCGTACGCCCAGTGGCACCTCGAGCGTGCCGTTGGCTCGCTCAAGCTCGTCGAGCGCGAGCCGGCAGGACCCTGA